The following proteins come from a genomic window of Astatotilapia calliptera chromosome 11, fAstCal1.2, whole genome shotgun sequence:
- the LOC113032675 gene encoding nectin-4-like — MKMCNGRSHLLIQLIYITFFPVFVAQRVEVSPEVTGYIGNDVTLSCQLIQGPTHTNVTQVQWALQDEEGTGKVTLIVFNTMFGVNISESPLKERVVFDKHSLIIKALEMKDAGSYICSISTFPSGTFEGTTKLVVRETKPLSAGIVLAIVTAVLLLLAIMVAMLYFIRIRRRHSSAGFRFVIDTTGPERESQSSATERDQDVVYSDIKVKPSRDASPLTNYKLRESVYVDDVTYSEVIVSRQPKSDTECVYV; from the exons ATGAAAATGTGCAACGGACGATCTCATCTGCTGATTCAGCtaatttacattacatttttcccAG TTTTTGTGGCACAAAGAGTCGAAGTCTCACCTGAAGTGACTGGATATATTGGAAATGATGTCACCCTGAGCTGTCAGTTAATCCAAGGACCAACACATACCAATGTTACTCAGGTTCAGTGGGCTCTCCAGGATGAAGAAGGAACAGGAAAAGTCACTCTCATTGTTTTCAACACTATGTTTGGAGTGAATATTTCTGAGAGTCCACTGAAGGAGAGAGTGGTGTTTGATAAACATTCGTTGATAATTAAGGCTCTAGAAATGAAAGATGCAGGATCCTATATCTGCAGCATTTCCACTTTTCCCAGCGGTACATTTGAAGGAACCACCAAACTTGTTGTTCGAG AAACGAAACCACTGTCAGCAGGAATAGTTCTTGCTATAGTGACTGCTGTCTTGTTGCTGTTAGCGATCATGGTGGCCATGCTTTATTTCATCCGCATTAGAAG ACGCCATTCTTCCGCTGGGTTTCGTTTCGTCATTG ATACGACTGGTCCAGAGAGAGAGTCGCAATCATCTGCAACTGAGAGAGACCAG GATGTGGTGTACTCTGACATCAAAGTGAAACCATCCAGAGATGCCTCTCCTTTAACCAATTACAAACTCAGAGAGAGCGTGTATGTTGACGACGTCACGTACTCCGAGGTCATAGTTTCTCGTCAACCCAAATCAGACACAGAGTGTGTTTACGTTtag